One genomic region from Salinicola endophyticus encodes:
- a CDS encoding tripartite tricarboxylate transporter substrate binding protein: MPKSSSLRRWLAAAVAGGALLAGAVQAQAKPPECIAPAKPGGGYDLTCRLAANGLQEAKLIDEPMLVTYMPGGIGAVAYNHVTGVRNDDPNLIVAASTGAALNLALKKFGAKQSVDDVRWLGALGVDYGAVVVRNDAPWQNLDELMQALKKNPSSVVIGAGGTVGSQDWMKAALMAKSANIDPRKLRYVSFEGGGEALAALLGEHIQVFTGDLAELKPQLDSGEVRILAALAEERQAGPYADIPTAKEQGYDVEWPIWRGYYMGPKVSDEAYQAWVERLRELSQTESFAKLREGRGLFPMSKFGDDFDQYVKKQVAGFSQLAKEVGLTQ, from the coding sequence ATGCCGAAATCATCCTCCCTTCGTCGTTGGCTGGCCGCCGCCGTGGCCGGTGGCGCGCTGCTGGCCGGTGCCGTTCAGGCCCAGGCCAAGCCCCCCGAGTGTATCGCCCCGGCCAAGCCCGGCGGTGGCTACGATCTCACCTGCCGCCTGGCCGCCAACGGCCTGCAGGAAGCCAAGCTGATCGACGAGCCGATGCTGGTCACCTACATGCCGGGCGGTATCGGCGCGGTCGCCTATAACCACGTCACCGGCGTGCGCAACGACGACCCCAACCTGATCGTCGCCGCGAGTACCGGTGCCGCGCTCAATCTGGCGCTGAAGAAGTTCGGTGCCAAGCAGTCGGTCGACGACGTGCGCTGGCTGGGCGCGCTGGGGGTCGACTACGGTGCGGTGGTGGTGCGTAACGACGCCCCGTGGCAGAACCTCGATGAGCTGATGCAGGCGCTGAAGAAGAACCCCTCCAGCGTGGTGATCGGCGCCGGCGGTACGGTCGGCAGCCAGGACTGGATGAAGGCGGCGCTGATGGCGAAATCCGCCAACATCGATCCGCGCAAGCTGCGCTACGTCTCCTTCGAGGGCGGCGGCGAGGCGCTGGCGGCACTGCTGGGCGAGCACATCCAGGTGTTCACCGGCGATCTGGCCGAACTCAAGCCGCAGCTCGACAGCGGTGAGGTGCGCATCCTCGCGGCACTCGCCGAAGAGCGCCAGGCTGGCCCCTACGCCGATATCCCCACCGCCAAGGAGCAGGGCTACGACGTCGAGTGGCCGATCTGGCGCGGCTACTACATGGGCCCGAAGGTCAGCGACGAAGCCTATCAGGCGTGGGTCGAGCGTCTGCGCGAGCTGAGCCAGACCGAGAGCTTCGCCAAGCTGCGTGAAGGTCGTGGCTTGTTCCCGATGAGCAAGTTCGGCGATGACTTCGACCAGTACGTCAAGAAGCAGGTCGCTGGCTTCTCGCAACTGGCCAAGGAAGTGGGTCTGACCCAATGA
- a CDS encoding tripartite tricarboxylate transporter TctB family protein: MRHAADRILSLLLLGLAAFIAVQAWHLEVPFSYDPVGPKAFPLLLAGLLALLAVVLFVRPGPNGEWPSGALLLRLLVVMGLLVVYAALFIEAGYLLITALVSVAIAWLFGASPLKALVGGVLLALGSYLLFTYALGISLPTGSWIEPLLGAN, translated from the coding sequence ATGAGACACGCCGCCGACCGCATCCTGAGTCTGCTGTTGCTCGGTCTGGCGGCGTTCATCGCCGTCCAGGCCTGGCATCTCGAGGTGCCGTTCAGCTACGACCCGGTGGGGCCGAAGGCCTTCCCGCTGCTGCTGGCGGGGCTGCTGGCACTGCTCGCGGTGGTGCTGTTCGTGCGCCCGGGGCCCAACGGCGAATGGCCCAGCGGCGCGCTGCTGCTGCGCCTGCTGGTGGTGATGGGGCTGCTGGTGGTGTACGCCGCGCTGTTCATCGAGGCCGGCTACCTGCTGATCACCGCGCTGGTCAGCGTGGCGATCGCCTGGCTGTTCGGCGCCTCGCCACTCAAGGCCCTGGTCGGCGGGGTGCTGCTCGCCCTCGGCAGCTATCTGCTGTTCACCTACGCGTTGGGCATCTCGCTACCCACCGGTAGCTGGATCGAACCGCTGCTGGGAGCCAACTGA